A stretch of the Theileria equi strain WA chromosome 1, complete sequence genome encodes the following:
- a CDS encoding hypothetical protein (encoded by transcript BEWA_021860A) — protein sequence MIAYSEESCCRSAETSNYGPHVDTNNHKIKREHTRYKIVLYEKGVLAKSNRKLLQRISLLDLSGDVTLNSKGESNHIQGPSKHIINSNRENTFQKSQGQEKISINAQIGRGSFKRKISDIKPDDSDNHTSTDNFNVWGKLSGALNSICDFHKDDNENKTHCDIYLTIGGYILRGKPANTRDGEHLLIMRKVPNHCSCLCSCRNHIEVPDHTTHPSYYEICGIINKKVDFKERPSVVYQTLDDSLPDEAYLYPSKNSQSKWIILTVTDELLNDIIDENAYFKEVRSHKGKNEVKKVVLCARNETFYIEKMELGGTILLVASADTNFERKDRKNLLTIVGSCKYMYNLIRATPIFDSLPKDQLTSTSLMTDKTAISDSQIMQFLLNKYEESPCYYIYQTDNKIRYMGEHFFGEVAIRLLQIIPIYFTKNPQHKKALTELTVGYFWNIVNEYSDIFEFIESELMNIPTILQLLTRICDFDEQFDLKEYVSVMKDETQLLNLTAKLNLFKIQKLITWCITTASHDTGVNFIDMVFHIDNIIFNDSLPGYIFDELLKYLMEYNCKDNSTLDYINCVKFYYENTTFSDLTEKIHSYCGIESIDDRLGTLYDKSGPELFKINRIISSKVPNLEKIPCLDYDIFKGNTRGLAQLRFNYSMNSLLSVCRSPLSIHISCLANKLVTAIEPNGCLLRICQTQEDEDLRDSLSALFKVRDVWHLEDLECKLKRFFKEKTAIDAITGAPNHYARLWIKSEKNNKNTERNKDSSIWEKDSESKKQIEEESYMIINWNVPLL from the coding sequence ATGATCGCCTACTCTGAAGAATCCTGTTGCAGAAGCGCAGAAACATCTAATTACGGTCCACACGTAGACACGAACAACCATAAGATTAAAAGAGAACATACCAGGTACAAAATTGTTCTATATGAGAAAGGGGTATTAGCCAAAAGCAATCGCAAACTCCTCCAGCGTATTTCATTGCTGGATCTAAGTGGAGATGTAACTTTAAACTCAAAAGGGGAAAGTAATCATATACAAGGGCCATCAAAACATATAATCAACTCAAATAGAGAAAATACATTCCAAAAATCGCAAGGACAAGAAAAAATCTCCATAAACGCACAAATAGGAAGAGGTTCCTTCAAGAGAAAAATCTCTGATATCAAACCGGATGATTCGGATAATCATACCTCTACTGACAACTTTAACGTTTGGGGGAAGTTATCTGGAGCTCTAAATAGTATTTGCGATTTCcataaggatgataatGAAAACAAAACCCATTGCGATATTTACCTGACTATCGGCGGATATATTCTTCGTGGTAAACCAGCAAATACTCGTGATGGTGAACACTTACTGATAATGAGAAAAGTACCAAATCATTGTAGTTGCTTGTGCTCATGTAGGAATCATATAGAAGTTCCTGATCATACTACACATCCCTCATACTATGAAATATGTGGAATTATAAACAAAAAGGTCGACTTTAAGGAACGTCCTTCCGTTGTGTACCAAACTCTAGACGATTCTTTACCTGATGAAGCTTACTTGTATCCATCAAAAAATTCACAATCTAAATGGATAATTCTTACAGTTACTGATGAATTGCTAAACGATATTATAGATGAGAACGCGTACTTTAAGGAAGTCAGGAGTCATAAAGGGAAAAATGAAGTAAAAAAGGTTGTTCTATGTGCCCGTAACGAGACTTTCTACATAGAAAAGATGGAGCTGGGTGGTACAATTTTGTTGGTAGCCTCCGCAgatacaaattttgaaagaAAGGACAGAAAAAATCTGTTAACAATTGTTGGATCCTGTAAATATATGTACAATTTAATAAGGGCTACTCCTATATTTGATAGCCTCCCAAAAGACCAACTTACTTCAACATCTTTGATGACGGACAAGACCGCAATTTCTGATTCACAAATAATGCAATTTCTTTTGAATAAATATGAGGAGTCACCTTGCTATTACATATACCAAACGGATAATAAGATTAGATATATGGGTGAGCATTTCTTTGGAGAGGTTGCGATAAGATTGTTGCAAATCATTCCGATTTATTTCACAAAAAATCCTCAACATAAAAAGGCGCTAACCGAACTTACGGTTGgatatttttggaatatagTAAACGAATATTCAGATATATTTGAATTTATCGAATCGGAATTGATGAACATTCCTACAATCCTACAGTTACTGACGCGAATATGTGATTTTGACGAACAATTTGACCTTAAGGAATATGTAAGTGTAATGAAAGATGAAACTCAATTATTAAATCTAACTGCGAAACTCAATTTATTTAAGATTCAGAAGTTGATTACATGGTGTATCACAACTGCAAGCCATGATACTGGTGTAAATTTTATTGATATGGTATTTCATATTGATAACATTATTTTCAACGATTCTCTTCCTGGCTACATATTTGACgaacttttaaaatatctcATGGAATACAATTGTAAGGATAATAGTACCCTAGATTATATTAACTGCGTCAAATTTTATTACGAAAACACGACATTTAGTGACCTTACCGAAAAGATACATTCCTATTGCGGTATAGAATCAATTGATGACAGATTGGGGACACTATATGATAAGAGTGGTCCAGaattatttaaaataaatCGAATTATCAGTTCTAAAGTTCCtaatttggaaaaaattcCATGCCTTGACTATGACATATTCAAAGGTAATACGAGGGGACTAGCGCAGCTCAGGTTTAACTACTCTATGAATTCACTATTATCAGTGTGTCGTTCCCCGCTTTcaatacacatttcctGTTTGGCAAACAAATTAGTAACAGCAATAGAACCCAATGGGTGCTTACTAAGAATATGCCAAACtcaagaagatgaagatttAAGGGATTCGTTATCAGCATTATTCAAAGTGAGGGATGTATGGCATCTAGAAGATCTGGAGTGTAAGTTAAAACGGTTTTTTAAGGAGAAAACAGCAATAGACGCGATAACAGGGGCACCTAATCATTATGCCAGATTGTGGATAAAATCGGaaaaaaataataaaaacaCCGAAAGAAATAAAGATAGTTCGATATGGGAGAAAGATTCGGAATCTAAAAAGCAAATAGAAGAGGAATCATATATGATAATCAACTGGAATGTACCATTACTCTAA
- a CDS encoding hypothetical protein (encoded by transcript BEWA_021870A), whose product MKLNISSDDINLLVYRYLIENGYCHTAFSFNKEASIANNPYYVNHADKIPPNALVSFMQKAMIYIYLEYHTDDITGEQIVCDEPFSFFRKHNCFRKIGQAHGLPLAHTTNVSRERTVAENASGSPEADNYGDKSTYDASSKGISGDNVSNEERENQAMDTSDAAKPAEFTREEALEDAKSNATQFNHPIFVGPPQRRLADKWQLFGYFKLLEYSAPNLAAVASFNPVIPGYILKSVENGPPSLYKFIPNNKTSICEMVVPTAKLKSNETEMGIGTCVQWRPDGRLICTGHSNGYINLWTIDGVITHSKSIFDSAITAVGFSGGKLFWQNDELPNTFSVAFGSAHGDVRIYTVDSDTFVLVDQYNHPNCVTEIEWKNDSILASVSTGGTLIVFDTKTKTNLTLPISIVNNAPFMSWDVFGKYLAIVDDTSVLKVYKSQGDGIQGEISHLRGHTAHIIDASWYRNFIEKTACRICTIGMDKQLIIWDVATESSIMSLTLDQMPTTVSINPTDAFLAIGSYGNSVKVYTLPNLTLACSFYDQTVVTNVSWSPDLQHVMYNVYNLQRSIIIPVNTLTPYQSD is encoded by the exons ATGAAGCTTAACATATCTTCAGACGAcataaatttgttggtgTATCGTTACTTGATTGAAAATGG ATACTGTCATACGGCGTTTTCATTCAACAAGGAAGCTTCGATTGCCAACAACCCTTACTATGTCAACCACGCTGATAAGATTCCTCCAAATGCCTTGGTATCCTTTATGCAGAAGGCCATGATTTACATCTATCTGGAGTATCACACTGATGACATAACTGGGGAACAGATTGTATGTGATGAGCccttttcatttttcaGGAAGCATAACTGTTTCAGAAAGATTGGTCAAGCTCATGGCCTGCCTCTAGCACACACTACCAACGTGTCAAGAGAACGTACTGTAGCTGAAAATGCAAGTGGGTCTCCTGAGGCAGACAACTATGGTGATAAATCAACTTACGACGCTTCTTCCAAGGGTATTTCTGGTGATAACGTCTCTAATGAGGAGAGAGAGAACCAGGCTATGGATACTTCGGACGCTGCTAAACCGGCCGAGTTTACTCGCGAAGAAGCTCTTGAAGACGCTAAGAGTAATGCTACACAATTTAATCATCCAATATTTGTTGGTCCACCTCAAAGACGTTTGGCTGATAAATGGCAGTTGTTCGGATACTTCAAGTTGCTTGAATACTCTGCTCCTAATTTGGCAGCGGTCGCTTCTTTCAATCCTGTAATTCCAGGCTACATTCTCAAGAGTGTCGAGAATGGCCCTCCGAGTTTATATAAGTTTATTCCCAACAACAAGACATCAATTTGTGAGATGGTTGTGCCAACGGCAAAGCTGAAGTCTAACGAAACTGAAATGGGAATAGGAACCTGTGTCCAATGGAGACCTGATGGACGCTTGATATGTACTGGTCATTCGAATGGATACATAAACCTGTGGACTATTGATGGTGTCATAACCCACTCAAAGAGTATTTTTGATTCCGCAATTACGGCTGTTGGATTTTCTGGTGGTAAGCTCTTCTGGCAAAATGACGAACTACCGAACACGTTTTCTGTAGCATTTGGTTCTGCCCACGGAGATGTCCGTATCTATACAGTTGACAGTGACACATTTGTATTGGTCGACCAATATAATCACCCCAACTGTGTAACAGAAATcgaatggaagaatgactCTATACTTGCTTCCGTAAGCACGGGTGGTACTCTGATTGTGTTTGATACCAAAACCAAGACGAACTTGACCCTACCAATTTCAATAGTAAACAAtgctccattcatgtcGTGGGATGTATTCGGGAAATATCTGGCTATAGTAGATGATACAAGCGTCCTTAAAGTTTACAAATCCCAGGGAGATGGAATTCAAGGAGAAATATCGCATTTGAGAGGACACACTGCACATATAATAGATGCATCGTGGTATCGcaattttatagaaaagacAGCATGTAGGATATGTACCATAGGTATGGACAAGCAGCTCATCATTTGGGATGTAGCAACTGAGTCCTCTATAATGTCTTTGACTCTTGACCAAATGCCAACGACGGTCTCAATAAACCCTACGGATGCTTTCTTGGCAATAGGATCTTACGGAAACAGTGTAAAGGTTTATACTCTCCCAAACCTTACACTCGCATGCTCCTTCTACGATCAGACAGTGGTAACAAACGTAAGTTGGTCACCGGATCTGCAACACGTTATGTATAACGTGTACAATCTACAAAGATCCATAATAATACCGGTAAATACGTTGACTCCGTATCAATCTGATTGA
- a CDS encoding DNA replication factor CDT1 like family member protein (encoded by transcript BEWA_021880A), whose product MYDVSTPVCDTKLPDDVATDEYGKELSKINESIIQGGKSPKAICIEDLDCDNTVSGICEDGSKSPTSTSVQRLLRLRRDISSSTVPNLVSEFSLDESVELPTSSVLGGDSGYKFPSTFTPVKASKAIKIEPDNQASIQRDADGPCLNISDDETKNPILASSVRRVRNTPSDTADIRRSLKILGSSRCWTDRYTGDDSVGNCGLSDDDLYATQSPIRSLGSLIGTQSSASDFASMTPRSIDRNFTPLSTPRRSVGSTKRLLSREDSLRPKQPIHDTLDRFSDISILEICKLPTNPMVFVTLPKDIMANMKLDDNLEILYRHLKNMCTIIRRSSMRNGYPYFKIVQVLVQRVSRRMFNMDHLRQIAWAAPNLISIKWVTIGDSIRRDYVSEYNESRGDVVYDLHIRLLRPDGSNCANTEDYENLCFRFKTILYVWMAKWKMERDHLNDKTEISMPMVQLPEKPTNSAYSTPVRTPRLYMESPKPMLSKSSVRRLGLVDSLRTPVSSMRLFGNESIVNPDSAGSSSKRMRKMEIMSPVSTDLLDTPGMRRIKENAERLASIKVKSEVNQENDLKYWIDMRWFINILVAISIDDTNSSVMRLEFLVDFIVKYGSRKVTQEQVDRWTTTLSEIAPNLLSKKVSKFEDYSTILTINSSSSFAPALEYINRKINTLKS is encoded by the exons ATGTACGATGTGTCTACCCCTGTTTGTGACACTAAACTCCCTGATGATGTTGCTACGGATGAATACGGCAAAGAACTCTCAAAGATAAATGAATCTATAATACAGGGAGGTAAATCACCAAAGGCAATCTGTATAGAAGACTTAGATTGTGATAACACAGTGAGCGGAATTTGTGAGGATGGATCAAAGTCTCCAACTAGCACGTCTGTGCAACGTTTGCTTCGTTTACGGCGTGAcatttcttcctctacTGTTCCTAATCTGGTTTCCGAGTTTTCTTTGGATGAAAGTGTGGAGCTGCCAACAAGCTCTGTGCTAGGTGGTGATTCTGGCTACAAATTCCCGAGTACATTTACTCCTGTTAAAGCTTCCAAAGCTATAAAGATTGAACCGGACAACCAAGCTAGCATTCAAAGGGATGCAGATGGACCATGTTTGAACATTAGTGATGACGAAACCAAGAATCCTATACTGGCTAGTTCGGTTAGAAGAGTTCGGAACACTCCCTCGGACACAGCCGACATTCGTAGGTCACTAAAGATTTTGGGAAGTTCACGCTGTTGGACTGATCGTTATACAGGTGATGACAGTGTAGGAAATTGTGGATTATCTGATGATGATTTGTATGCAACTCAGAGTCCAATTCGTAGTTTGGGTAGTCTGATTGGGACCCAGTCTAGTGCTTCTGACTTTGCTTCGATGACTCCTCGTTCTATAGATCGCAATTTCACACCTTTGAGCACTCCAAGACGTTCGGTRGGCTCTACAAAGAGGCTTTTGTCGCGTGAGGACTCTTTGAGGCCTAAGCAGCCCATTCATGATACGTTGGATCGTTTTTCCGATATCAGTATTTTAGAAATTTGCAAGCTTCCGACTAATCCCATGGTATTCGTTACTCTTCCGAAAGATATCATGGCTAATATGAAATTGGATGATAAcctggagattctctacagacatttgaaaaatatgtGTACAATAATTCGCCGTTCATCCATGAGAAATGGCTACCCCTACTTCAAAATAGTTCAGGTGCTGGTTCAGCGCGTATCTAGGAGGATGTTTAATATGGACCATTTGCGGCAAATTGCTTGGGCGGCTCCTAATTTGATTAGCATAAAGTGGGTTACGATTGGAGACTCTATACGTCGTGACTACGTCTCCGAATATAATGAATCGCGTGGAGATGTTGTTTACGATCTTCATATTAGACTCTTGAGACCGGATGGAAGCAACTGTGCCAACACTGAGGATTATGAGAATCTTTGCTTCCGATTTAAGACGATTCTATATGTGTGGATGGCAAAGTGGAAGATGGAAAGAGATCATCTGAATGACAAAACTGAAATATCCATGCCTATGGTGCAACTACCGGAAAAACCTACTAATTCTGCCTATAGCACACCTGTAAGAACTCCTAGGCTATATATGGAGAGTCCGAAGCCTATGTTATCAAAGAGCTCCGTGAGACGCCTCGGTTTGGTTGACAGTCTGAGGACTCCTGTATCCTCAATGAGGCTTTTTGGTAATGAATCAATTGTCAATCCTGATTCCGCTGGTAGCTCTAGCAagagaatgaggaagatggaaataatgTCACCCGTGTCTACGGATTTACTTGACACCCCGGGCATGCGCAGAATCAAGGAAAATGCTGAAAGACTAGCATCAATCAAGGTTAAATCTGAAGTTAATCAGGAAAACGATTTGAAGTACTGGATAGATATGCGTTGGTTTATAAACATTCTAGTGGCAATATCCATTGATGATACAAACTCATCCGTCATGAGGTTGGAGTTTTTGGTCGATTTCATAGTGAAATATGGTTCACGAAAGGTGACTCAAg AACAAGTTGATCGATGGACAACTACACTTTCTGAGATCGCCCCCAATCTATTAAGCAAAAAGgtttcaaaatttgaagaTTATTCAACTATACTCACAATCAATTCCTCATCGTCCTTCGCTCCAGCTCTGGAGTATATCAACCGCAAAATTAACACACTCAAGTCCTAG
- a CDS encoding oxoglutarate/malate translocator protein, putative (encoded by transcript BEWA_021890A): MVEYNLSFVPPSMRSYVSPCVPFALSGISGCMATVCIQPIDMVKVRIQVHASHSQVAMSPIRVFSHILRNEGILSLYKGLDAACARQLLYTTTRLGLFRSASDHIKHKNNIKTIPFYQKCGLSMVCGAIGALVGNPADLALVRMQSDSMLPREDRKNYTSLPNTICRICKEEGVFRLWKGAFPTVVRAVSLNLGMLSSFDQSKEVLSKYMEEGVMHTCISSSIAAFFAVTFSLPFDFVKTCLQKQSKQGQAYRGIMDCITKNYAEGGIARFYASYTTYYMRVAPHVMLTLIMMDYLTRLLRKHD, translated from the coding sequence ATGGTGGAATATAATTTATCTTTCGTTCCACCCTCAATGAGGAGCTATGTCTCACCATGTGTACCATTTGCCCTGAGTGGAATCTCTGGGTGCATGGCGACCGTTTGTATTCAACCTATTGATATGGTCAAGGTTCGGATACAAGTGCACGCATCTCATTCACAGGTCGCCATGTCCCCAATAAGAGTATTTTCTCATATTTTAAGGAACGAGGGAATTCTATCGCTATACAAAGGGTTAGATGCAGCATGTGCAAGACAATTACTCTACACAACTACGCGTTTGGGATTGTTCCGCAGCGCAAGTGATCATATAAAACATAAGAATAACATTAAAACAATCCCATTCTATCAAAAATGTGGTCTAAGTATGGTATGCGGGGCAATAGGAGCCCTAGTTGGAAACCCAGCTGACCTTGCATTAGTAAGAATGCAATCTGATTCTATGCTGCCAAGAGAGGACAGAAAGAATTATACTAGTCTCCCGAATACTATTTGTAGAATTtgcaaagaagaaggagtTTTCAGACTGTGGAAAGGAGCTTTTCCAACCGTTGTTCGAGCTGTTAGCTTGAATCTTGGTATGTTATCATCGTTTGACCAGAGCAAAGAAGTACTGTCAAAGTATATGGAGGAAGGAGTAATGCATACATGCATTTCTAGTTCTATTGCAGCGTTTTTTGCTGTTACCTTCAGCCTTCCTTTTGATTTCGTTAAAACGTGTCTGCAAAAGCAGAGCAAGCAAGGGCAAGCTTACAGAGGCATCATGGACTGTATAACTAAGAATTATGCTGAAGGAGGTATTGCTAGGTTCTACGCATCGTATACTACTTATTACATGAGAGTTGCTCCGCATGTTATGCTGACTCTTATAATGATGGACTATCTCACCAGATTACTGCGTAAACACGATTGA
- a CDS encoding small GTP-binding protein domain containing protein (encoded by transcript BEWA_021900A), translated as MNVQLTRDVAKTLSELVSVTNKETFPRYQTPFADYIRIKCQGGHGGSPLENVNRSKKLNGPGYGGHGGNVIFKSTHLVEDLLHLPDYIKAKNGGNAHGTSRGLHARDSVINVPLGLIVRKRIKSGDRTRNVFWHQFLKLNESLLIARGGKGGLGPSCFKKHDNRLPEVGEITNLELELRLFNDVAFLGLPNSGKTSLISSITPYMTRIGPEEGSTTRPHSAVLKFIDGLDIRLLDLPPLHPNDEKLGRILRHIYRSKLIVYVLSASDPTNHMETLQLLRSIVTGSPMFDEDKLELVVMTRCDMLHKDVLFNLDRLHYKLLDALPHIRVVGISSTHGLGLDRLVKTIRNLLYPAELTYNRRHFVESYETKLLPQELKLLAP; from the coding sequence ATGAATGTACAACTAACTAGAGATGTAGCAAAGACACTCTCAGAATTGGTTTCTGTAACCAATAAAGAAACATTCCCTAGGTATCAGACGCCATTTGCCGATTATATACGCATAAAATGTCAGGGAGGCCATGGAGGAAGTCCACTTGAGAACGTAAATAGATCTAAAAAGTTGAATGGACCGGGATATGGAGGTCACGGTGGCAACGTGATTTTCAAATCCACGCATTTAGTGGAGGATCTGCTACACTTACCGGACTATATCAAAGCAAAAAACGGAGGAAATGCCCACGGAACTAGCAGAGGATTACATGCTCGTGATTCTGTTATTAATGTTCCGCTGGGTCTTATTGTTAGGAAGAGGATTAAGTCCGGAGACCGAACAAGGAACGTATTCTGGCATCAATTTCTGAAATTAAATGAATCCCTACTAATAGCACGTGGAGGAAAAGGTGGTTTAGGACCATCATGTTTCAAGAAACATGATAATCGTTTGCCGGAAGTCGGAGAAATTACAAACTTGGAATTAGAGTTACGTTTGTTCAATGATGTTGCATTCCTAGGTTTGCCTAATAGTGGAAAGACATCCCTAATAAGCTCAATAACACCTTACATGACACGAATTGGTCCTGAAGAAGGTTCTACAACCAGACCTCATTCTGCAGTTCttaaatttatagatgGACTGGATATTAGATTACTTGACTTGCCACCACTACATCCgaatgatgaaaaattggGGAGGATATTAAGACATATATATAGATCAAAACTCATAGTATATGTTCTGAGTGCTTCTGATCCTACTAACCATATGGAAACATTGCAACTGCTAAGAAGTATTGTGACAGGTTCTCCAATGTTTGACGAAGACAAGCTAGAGCTGGTAGTAATGACAAGATGTGACATGTTGCATAAGGACGTTTTGTTTAATCTAGACAGATTACACTACAAGTTGTTGGACGCACTTCCACATATTAGGGTCGTTGGGATTTCTTCTACTCACGGATTGGGCTTAGACAGACTGGTAAAAACTATAAGAAACCTTTTATATCCTGCTGAACTCACATACAATCGGCGTCACTTTGTAGAAAGCTATGAAACTAAACTACTTCCACAAGAACTAAAATTGCTTGCTCCATAA
- a CDS encoding hypothetical protein (encoded by transcript BEWA_021910A): MILLFEMYKTSYLREVSNVFCLYRNNVINVNRLMSRTIERQIDTSYRGVCSLNNDKLCKLLRSRENLRRISTNTDKGNLNCDYSHSVQGTQNSVVSKLQDSDLASIELERAIQYTQDVLEDPISYITKDESNKFLIPYPKSDMHPLLEQITRPFRKSYVYEPASIMVHLCVERLENDELTSAFGIDSGFNMRAYFLTLHVWLLHRRAVKELPEGALLDRYLFSIYFNLFKEWLLIRKTPEYRFNVEFQNCQGYMMRFLVDLDKSTLDEDIHPYKIAETLKKHMYEGDIDEDQLKLLVKYTIRQFVHISNLDREHFMDAMFLWADTKEICTPPRLLKRAMSQLIKYGGYKPLPASAEKLEAGSKKIDK, translated from the exons ATGATTCTTTTGTTTGAAATGTATAAAACATCCTATTTGCGGGAAGTTAGTAATGTGTTTTGTCTTTATCGCAACAATGTAATCAATGTCAATCGCCTTATGAGTAGGACTATCGAACGCCAAATAGACACTAGTTACCGTGGCGTTTGTTCGCTAAATAATGATAAGCTCTGTAAATTACTTCGTTCTCGCGAAAATTTGCGAAGAATATCCACAAACACTGATAAAGGTAACTTAAACTGCGATTATTCACACTCTGTGCAAG GTACTCAAAATTCCGTTGTTTCAAAGCTACAGGATTCAGATCTAGCCTCTATAGAACTGGAACGTGCCATACAGTATACACAAGATGTTCTGGAAGATCCAATAAGCTACATAACAAAAGATGAATCaaacaaatttttgatTCCATATCCTAAATCTGATATGCATCCCTTGTTAGAACAAATAACAAGACCATTCAG aaaaagttatgtttatgAACCAGCATCTATAATGGTCCACCTTTGTGTAGAGAGActagaaaatgatgaactAACATCAG CATTTGGAATCGACTCTGGGTTTAATATGAGAGCATATTTCCTAACGCTCCATGTATGGTTATTACATAGAAGAGCAGTAAAGGAGCTTCCTGAAGGAGCACTTTTAGACAGATATCTTTTTTCTATATACTTTAATCTGTTCAAAGAGTGGCTTCTAATAAGAAAG ACTCCTGAATACCGTTTTAACGTTGAATTTCAAAATTGCCAAGGATACATGATGAGG TTCCTTGTTGACCTAGACAAATCAACACTTGATGAAGATATACATCCGTACAAAATCGCAGAGACACTCAAAAA ACACATGTACGAAGGTGATATAGACGAAGACCAGCTGAAGCTCCTAGTGAAATATACCATACGCCAATTCGTTCACATCTCAAACCTCGACAGGGAACACTTCATGGACGCCATGTTCCTATGGGCCGACACCAAGGAAATATGCACACCCCCAAGACTACTCAAGAGGGCAATGTCACAACTCATAAAATACGGGGGATATAAGCCGCTCCCAGCTTCCGCCGAGAAACTAGAGGCCGGAAGTAAAAAAATAGATAAGTAA